In the Telopea speciosissima isolate NSW1024214 ecotype Mountain lineage chromosome 2, Tspe_v1, whole genome shotgun sequence genome, one interval contains:
- the LOC122649822 gene encoding pentatricopeptide repeat-containing protein At1g09220, mitochondrial-like → MLSLKSLNRVKLIACSSTSSLTASLIFSSKQSTLTHALVSQPDQRQLLSLLTGNPTRSHSLQIHSKLITTGFCQCRVDNAGMLIWNTLLREYSLGIFPEEALKLYKQVLGVSAASSYTPDSFTYSFLLKACANLDQTIKGNQVYAHVIKVGYEFHVYVQTALVNLFSVCGCLIEAKRVFDEMPERNLVTWNVMITGLVKWGEIGMAQSLFDRMLIRNVVSWTCMIDGYTRMNQPVEALRLFTWMMIDDGIKPTELTLLAILPSISNLGALDICQSIHSYSEKAGFNASDIRVTNSFIDSYAKCGCIDSAFKVFKKISTENRNLVSWTSIISAFAMHGMATEAIEWFEKMEQTGLSPNEVTFLSLLNACSHGGLVEEGLEFYSKMVNRYQILPNIKHYGCLVDMLGRAGRLEDAEKMVMQIPTGIVNVILWRTLLGACSFHGNVEMGERVMRKVLEMERGYSGDYVLLSNIFAGVGRFEDAESVRRSMDERDVLKIPGFSLHSLQSRRNQTMCMP, encoded by the coding sequence ATGCTCAGTTTGAAATCTCTGAATCGTGTTAAGTTGATTGCTTGCAGTTCTACAAGTTCCCTGACCGCTTCATTGATATTTTCTTCAAAACAGTCCACCCTTACCCATGCATTGGTGAGCCAACCTGATCAACGACAGTTACTATCTCTGTTAACAGGAAACCCAACAAGAAGCCACTCACTCCAAATCCATTCCAAATTGATCACAACTGGGTTCTGCCAATGTAGAGTGGACAATGCTGGGATGCTAATCTGGAACACTTTACTTAGGGAGTACTCACTCGGCATTTTCCCTGAAGAAGCTTTGAAACTTTATAAACAAGTCCTAGGGGTTTCGGCTGCTTCTTCATATACACCTGATAGCTTCACGTATTCTTTCCTCCTCAAGGCTTGTGCTAACTTGGACCAAACCATCAAGGGAAATCAGGTATACGCTCATGTTATCAAAGTGGGATACGAGTTTCATGTTTACGTGCAGACAGCTTTGGTAAATTTGTTCTCGGTTTGTGGGTGTCTAATTGAAGCTAAGAGAGTGTTCGATGAAATGCCTGAAAGAAATTTAGTAACTTGGAATGTCATGATCACTGGTTTGGTAAAATGGGGTGAGATTGGTATGGCTCAGTCACTGTTTGATAGAATGCTTATTCGGAATGTTGTCTCCTGGACATGTATGATTGATGGGTATACCCGGATGAATCAACCTGTGGAAGCTCTACGTCTATTTACTTGGATGATGATAGATGATGGCATAAAACCGACTGAATTAACACTCCTGGCCATCCTTCCTTCAATTTCAAATCTTGGGGCACTAGATATTTGCCAGTCAATTCACTCCTATAGTGAGAAAGCTGGGTTTAATGCATCTGACATTCGTGTTACAAATTCATTTATAGATTCATATGCTAAATGTGGGTGCATTGATAGTGCATTTAAAGTGTTTAAAAAGATATCAACTGAGAATAGGAACTTGGTGTCATGGACATCAATAATTTCTGCATTCGCCATGCATGGGATGGCGACAGAAGCTATAGAGTGGTTTGAGAAGATGGAGCAGACGGGCTTGAGTCCTAATGAGGTGACTTTCTTGAGTCTTTTGAATGCTTGCAGCCATGGTGGCTTAGTTGAGGAGGGACTTGAGTTTTACTCAAAAATGGTTAATAGGTATCAAATCTTGCCAAATATTAAGCACTATGGTTGCCTAGTAGACATGTTAGGAAGGGCAGGGAGGTTAGAAGATGCAGAGAAAATGGTGATGCAGATACCCACAGGGATTGTTAATGTGATCCTTTGGAGGACTCTTTTGGGTGCTTGCAGCTTCCATGGGAATGTGGAGATGGGTGAAAGAGTAATGAGAAAGGTATTGGAGATGGAGAGAGGATACAGTGGAGATTATGTTCTATTGTCTAATATATTTGCGGGTGTCGGAAGGTTTGAGGATGCTGAGAGTGTAAGGAGATCCATGGATGAGAGGGATGTCCTCAAAATTCCTGGTTTTAGTTTACATTCACTCCAAAGCAGGCGCAACCAGACCATGTGCATGCCCTAG
- the LOC122649720 gene encoding RNA polymerase II subunit A C-terminal domain phosphatase SSU72-like, whose protein sequence is MKLRHAMVCSSNQNRSMEAHSLLKREGLDVSSYGTGAHVKLPGPSLREPNVYEFGTPYKQMFDDLRRKDPELYKRNGILPMLKRNSTVKLAPQRWQENAADGSFDVVFTFEEKVFDMVVEDLHNREHALMKCVLVINLDVKDNHEEAAVGARLALELCQQLEGTESWEDSIDDIVAAFEKQHRRKLLYSISFY, encoded by the exons ATGAAACTTCGACACGCCATGGTTTGTTCTTCGAATCAGAATCGGAGCATGGAAGCACATTCGCTCCTCAAAAGGGAGGGATTGGATGTCTCCTCTTATGGTACTGGAGCTCATGTTAAGCTTCCTGGGCCGTCATTAAGGGAACCCAACGTTTACGAGTTTGGTACCCCGTACAAGCAGATGTTCGATGATCTTAGACGGAAAGACCCTGAACT ATACAAGAGGAATGGTATCTTGCCAATGCTTAAAAGGAATTCTACTGTGAAACTTGCTCCTCAACGTTGGCAAGAGAATGCTGCTGATGGTTCCTTTGATGTGGTGTTTACATTTGAAGAAAAGGTTTTTGATATGGTTGTTGAAG ATCTTCACAATCGGGAGCATGCTCTTATGAAATGTGTATTAGTGATAAACTTGGATGTAAAAGATAACCATGAGGAGGCAGCCGTTGGAGCTAGGCTTGCTTTGGAGCTTTGTCAACAG CTTGAAGGTACGGAGTCTTGGGAGGATTCAATTGATGACATTGTTGCTGCATTTGAGAAACAACATAGGCGGAAGCTTTTATATAGCATTTCTTTCTATTAA